A genomic window from Arthrobacter sp. FW305-BF8 includes:
- the pyk gene encoding pyruvate kinase, which yields MRRAKIVATFGPAIASYENTLAVLEAGVDVARMNMSHGDYTVHDNAYENVRKAAAELGKPVAVMADLQGPKIRLGRFIDGPHALGVGDTFTITTEDVPGTKVICSTTLKSLTEDVNVGDALLIDDGKVALRAVEVDAVKVVAEVTVGGMVSNNKGINLPGVAVNVPALSEKDEDDLRWAMRRGVDLVALSFVRDAADIIRVHEIMDEEGRRVPVIAKIEKPQAVEQLSEIIDAFDAIMVARGDLGVELPLEEVPIVQKRAVELARRWAKPVIVATQVLESMIDNPRPTRAEASDCANAVLDGADAVMLSGETSVGKYPIETVKTMARIIESTEVHGLERVPPLGTKPKTRGGAITRAAVQIADQLDAKYICAFTQSGDSARRLSRLRPIKTVFAFTPVEQVWNQLALTWGIQPVLVKMVDHTDEMTAQVDRSLLEMDLIEDGDLVVIAAGSPPGKAGSTNSLKVHKVGDLADSTRTGRATNNKEKLGPWPEKKKRP from the coding sequence ATGAGACGCGCCAAAATCGTGGCTACGTTCGGCCCGGCAATCGCCAGCTATGAAAACACCCTCGCGGTGCTGGAAGCCGGCGTTGATGTAGCCCGGATGAACATGAGCCACGGCGACTACACCGTGCACGACAACGCGTACGAGAACGTCCGAAAGGCAGCCGCGGAACTGGGTAAGCCGGTTGCGGTCATGGCGGACCTCCAAGGTCCCAAGATCCGCCTGGGCCGGTTCATCGACGGCCCCCACGCTCTGGGGGTCGGTGACACGTTCACCATCACCACCGAGGATGTTCCCGGAACCAAAGTCATCTGCTCCACCACCCTGAAGAGCCTCACCGAGGATGTCAACGTGGGCGACGCCCTCCTGATCGATGACGGGAAGGTAGCGCTCCGCGCTGTTGAGGTCGACGCCGTCAAGGTCGTCGCCGAGGTGACCGTCGGCGGTATGGTGTCCAACAACAAGGGCATCAACCTTCCGGGGGTGGCCGTCAACGTTCCCGCCCTGAGCGAGAAGGATGAGGACGACCTTCGCTGGGCCATGCGCCGCGGTGTCGACCTGGTGGCCCTGTCCTTCGTACGCGATGCCGCTGACATCATTCGCGTCCACGAGATCATGGATGAAGAAGGCCGCCGCGTGCCAGTCATCGCCAAGATCGAAAAGCCGCAGGCGGTCGAGCAGCTTTCCGAAATCATCGACGCGTTTGACGCAATCATGGTGGCCCGCGGTGACCTTGGCGTCGAGCTGCCGCTGGAGGAAGTGCCCATCGTTCAGAAGCGGGCCGTCGAACTGGCCCGCCGCTGGGCCAAACCGGTCATCGTGGCAACCCAGGTCCTGGAGTCCATGATCGACAACCCGCGCCCGACCCGCGCCGAGGCCTCGGACTGCGCCAACGCAGTGCTCGACGGTGCCGACGCGGTTATGCTCTCCGGCGAGACCAGCGTGGGCAAGTACCCCATCGAAACCGTCAAGACCATGGCCCGGATCATCGAGTCCACCGAGGTCCATGGCCTCGAGCGCGTTCCTCCACTGGGCACCAAGCCCAAGACCCGAGGCGGTGCCATCACACGTGCCGCCGTCCAAATAGCTGACCAGCTGGACGCCAAGTACATTTGTGCGTTCACGCAGTCCGGTGACTCCGCCCGCCGTCTCTCACGACTGCGCCCGATCAAAACGGTCTTCGCCTTCACTCCGGTGGAGCAGGTCTGGAACCAGCTGGCGCTGACCTGGGGCATCCAGCCGGTGCTGGTGAAGATGGTGGACCACACCGATGAGATGACCGCTCAGGTTGATCGCAGCCTGCTGGAAATGGACCTCATTGAGGACGGCGACCTGGTAGTTATTGCCGCCGGTTCGCCTCCCGGAAAGGCTGGTTCCACCAACTCGCTGAAGGTGCACAAGGTGGGCGACCTCGCCGATTCAACCCGTACTGGCAGAGCCACCAACAACAAAGAAAAGCTCGGCCCCTGGCCGGAAAAGAAGAAAAGGCCCTAG
- a CDS encoding ABC transporter ATP-binding protein, translated as MSTRSTPTRTGAAAGTRQADVVRIPRPTGGPGRGGPFAGMNVPAEKALNFGASARRLLGELRPERAWLALVLALAVVSVAFSVTGPRLLGEGTNLIFAGVVSRNLPAGVSKEQVIAGLRASGQDAQADMIGAMTLTPGAGIDFAALANVLLWALALYVLASAFGWIQAYVLNGVVQRTVYRLRERIEAKIHRLPLRYFDSIQRGELLSRVTNDVDNISQSLQQSISQAVTSLLTVAGVLVMMFLLSPVLAVIALVTVPLTLVTTALIAKRSQKLFVAQWKHTGELNGQIEETYTGHALVKVFGRQREVEERFRQKNAELFEASFGAQFISGLIMPALTFIGNLVYVGVAVVGALQVASGAMQLGDVQAFIQYSRQFTQPLAQLGSMANLLQSGVASAERVFELLDEEEQSVSLGPDGGRSFDGGRGRLVFENVSFSYSPDKPLISSLSLVAEPGQTVAIVGPTGAGKTTLVNLMMRFYELDAGRITLDGVDVTSVPRRELRSRMGMVLQDTWLFGGTIRDNIAYGRPSASEAEIVEAAQATYVDRFVRALPEGYDTVLEDEGSNVSAGEKQLLTIARAFLSRPSVLILDEATSSVDTRTELLVQKAMSALRSDRTSFVIAHRLSTIRDADLILVMEAGQIVEQGTHASLLAAGGAYARLYEAQFAAPAAEV; from the coding sequence ATGAGCACGCGAAGCACCCCCACGCGGACGGGCGCCGCCGCCGGAACCCGGCAGGCCGACGTCGTACGCATTCCCCGGCCAACGGGAGGGCCGGGGCGCGGCGGACCGTTCGCTGGAATGAATGTCCCGGCGGAGAAGGCGCTGAACTTCGGAGCCTCGGCCCGGCGGCTGCTGGGGGAGCTGCGCCCCGAGCGGGCCTGGCTGGCGCTGGTACTGGCGCTCGCCGTCGTCAGCGTGGCCTTCTCGGTGACCGGGCCGCGGCTGCTGGGCGAAGGCACCAACCTGATCTTCGCCGGCGTGGTGTCCAGGAACCTGCCGGCCGGGGTGAGCAAGGAGCAGGTGATTGCCGGGCTGCGGGCGTCCGGGCAGGACGCGCAGGCGGACATGATCGGGGCGATGACGCTGACGCCGGGGGCGGGGATCGACTTCGCGGCGCTCGCGAACGTGCTGCTGTGGGCGCTGGCGCTGTATGTGTTGGCGTCGGCGTTCGGCTGGATCCAGGCGTACGTGCTCAACGGCGTGGTGCAGCGGACCGTGTACCGGCTGCGGGAGCGGATCGAGGCGAAAATTCACCGGCTGCCGCTGCGGTATTTCGACTCGATCCAGCGCGGCGAGCTGCTCAGCCGGGTGACGAACGACGTGGACAACATCTCGCAGAGTCTGCAGCAGTCCATCTCCCAGGCGGTCACGTCGCTGCTCACGGTGGCGGGCGTGCTGGTGATGATGTTCCTGCTCTCGCCGGTGCTGGCGGTGATTGCGCTGGTGACGGTGCCGCTGACGCTGGTGACGACCGCGCTGATCGCCAAGCGCTCGCAGAAGCTGTTCGTGGCGCAGTGGAAGCACACGGGGGAGCTGAACGGGCAGATCGAGGAGACGTACACGGGGCACGCGCTGGTGAAGGTGTTCGGCCGGCAGCGGGAGGTGGAGGAGCGGTTCCGGCAGAAGAACGCGGAGCTGTTCGAGGCGAGCTTCGGCGCGCAGTTCATTTCCGGCCTGATCATGCCGGCGCTGACGTTCATCGGGAACCTCGTGTACGTGGGGGTCGCGGTGGTGGGTGCGCTGCAGGTGGCGTCCGGTGCGATGCAGCTGGGCGACGTGCAGGCGTTCATCCAGTACTCGCGGCAGTTCACCCAGCCGCTGGCCCAGCTGGGCTCGATGGCCAACCTGCTGCAGTCCGGGGTGGCGTCGGCGGAGCGGGTGTTCGAGCTGCTGGATGAGGAGGAGCAGTCGGTTTCGCTTGGGCCCGACGGCGGCCGTTCGTTCGACGGCGGGCGGGGCCGGCTCGTGTTTGAGAACGTCTCGTTCTCCTATTCACCGGACAAGCCGCTGATTTCCTCCCTTTCTTTGGTGGCCGAGCCGGGGCAGACGGTGGCGATCGTGGGCCCCACCGGGGCGGGCAAGACCACCCTGGTGAACCTGATGATGCGGTTCTACGAGCTGGATGCGGGGCGGATAACGCTCGACGGCGTGGACGTCACCTCTGTCCCGCGGCGCGAGCTGCGCTCCCGGATGGGCATGGTGCTGCAGGATACGTGGCTGTTCGGGGGGACGATCCGCGACAACATCGCGTACGGCCGGCCGTCGGCGTCGGAGGCCGAGATCGTGGAGGCGGCGCAGGCGACGTACGTGGACCGGTTCGTGCGTGCCCTGCCGGAAGGGTACGACACGGTGCTCGAGGACGAGGGCTCCAACGTGTCGGCAGGGGAGAAGCAGCTGCTGACGATTGCCCGGGCGTTCCTGTCCCGGCCTTCCGTATTGATTCTCGACGAGGCGACTTCCTCCGTTGACACCCGCACGGAGCTGCTGGTGCAGAAGGCGATGAGCGCTTTGCGTTCGGATAGGACTTCGTTCGTTATTGCGCACCGCCTGTCCACCATCCGTGACGCCGACCTCATCCTGGTGATGGAGGCCGGCCAGATCGTGGAGCAGGGGACGCACGCTTCACTGCTCGCTGCGGGTGGGGCATATGCGCGGCTGTACGAGGCGCAGTTCGCGGCGCCGGCGGCGGAAGTTTAG
- a CDS encoding ABC transporter ATP-binding protein, with the protein MLWKLLVRYLQPQRRLLIAVVVFQLAQSIASLYLPTLNADIIDLGVATGDTGYILRVGSLMLFITLLQIACAVTAVYFGAKAAMGMGRDLRGAIFTRVGGFSEQEVTRFGPASLITRSTNDVQQVQQLVLMSATLMVAAPMLSIGGVVMAVRQDAQLSWLIAVSVPALLLGVGVIISRMVPLFRLMQLRIDAVNRVLREQLAGIRVVRAFVREDLETERFAGANADVTDTALRAGRLMALAFPVVMLVLNVSSVAVIWFGSFRIEDGSMQVGTLVAFLSYLLQILMSVMMATFMAVMIPRAAVSADRIGEVLETESSVRPPARPVHFAVEASGSTARGELEMRDVGFAYPGAERPVLSGVSFTAAAGRTTAIIGSTGSGKTTLVNLMPRLFDATSGAVLMGGVDVRELHPDLLWGHIGLVPQRPYLFSGTVRSNLLYGKPDATEDELWHALATAQAEDFVRQMEGGLDAPVSQGGTNVSGGQRQRLAIARALVKRPELYIFDDSFSSLDTATDARLRQALRRDTAGATLVIIAQRVSSIVDADQILVLDGGRIVGRGTHSELLETSETYREIVSSQLAAEEAA; encoded by the coding sequence ATGCTGTGGAAGCTTCTTGTCCGGTACCTGCAGCCGCAACGGCGGCTGCTGATCGCCGTCGTCGTTTTCCAGCTGGCTCAGTCCATTGCCTCCCTTTATCTCCCCACCCTGAACGCGGACATCATCGACCTTGGCGTGGCCACGGGGGACACCGGCTACATCCTGCGCGTCGGCAGCCTCATGCTGTTCATTACCCTGCTGCAGATCGCGTGCGCGGTGACGGCGGTGTACTTCGGGGCCAAAGCGGCGATGGGCATGGGGCGGGACCTACGCGGGGCGATCTTCACCCGGGTCGGCGGGTTCTCCGAGCAGGAGGTCACCAGGTTCGGCCCGGCCAGCCTCATCACCCGGTCCACCAACGACGTCCAGCAGGTGCAGCAGCTGGTGCTGATGTCCGCGACGCTGATGGTGGCCGCGCCCATGCTCAGCATCGGCGGCGTGGTGATGGCCGTACGGCAGGATGCCCAGCTGTCCTGGCTGATTGCCGTGAGCGTGCCGGCGCTGCTGCTCGGAGTCGGGGTGATCATCAGCCGGATGGTGCCGCTGTTCCGCCTGATGCAGCTGCGGATCGACGCCGTCAACAGGGTGCTCCGCGAGCAGCTGGCGGGCATCCGGGTGGTGCGGGCGTTCGTGCGCGAGGACCTGGAAACGGAGCGGTTCGCGGGCGCCAACGCGGACGTCACGGACACGGCGCTGCGGGCCGGGCGGCTGATGGCGCTCGCCTTTCCCGTGGTGATGCTGGTGCTCAACGTCTCGAGCGTGGCGGTGATCTGGTTCGGATCGTTCCGGATCGAGGACGGCTCCATGCAGGTGGGCACGCTGGTGGCGTTCCTCAGCTACCTGCTGCAGATCCTGATGTCCGTCATGATGGCCACGTTTATGGCCGTGATGATCCCTCGCGCTGCAGTCTCGGCGGACCGGATCGGGGAGGTGCTGGAGACGGAGTCGTCCGTGCGGCCGCCGGCCCGGCCGGTGCATTTTGCGGTCGAGGCGTCCGGGAGCACCGCCCGCGGCGAGCTGGAAATGCGCGACGTCGGATTCGCCTACCCGGGTGCCGAGCGGCCGGTACTCAGCGGGGTCAGCTTCACCGCCGCCGCGGGCAGGACCACGGCAATCATCGGCAGCACCGGCTCCGGGAAAACCACCCTGGTGAACCTCATGCCGCGGCTCTTTGACGCAACCTCCGGGGCCGTGCTGATGGGCGGCGTGGACGTGCGGGAACTGCACCCCGATCTGCTGTGGGGGCACATCGGCCTGGTGCCGCAGCGGCCGTACCTCTTCTCCGGGACCGTGCGGAGCAACCTGCTCTACGGCAAGCCGGACGCCACCGAGGACGAGCTGTGGCATGCACTGGCCACGGCCCAGGCGGAGGACTTCGTGCGGCAGATGGAAGGCGGGCTGGATGCCCCCGTCTCGCAGGGCGGCACGAACGTCTCCGGCGGCCAGCGGCAGCGCCTGGCGATCGCCCGGGCCCTGGTGAAGCGGCCCGAGTTGTACATCTTTGACGACTCGTTTTCCTCGCTGGACACCGCCACCGATGCCCGGCTCCGGCAGGCGCTGCGCCGGGACACGGCCGGGGCCACGCTGGTGATCATCGCCCAGCGCGTCTCCAGCATCGTGGACGCGGACCAGATTCTGGTGCTCGACGGCGGCAGGATCGTCGGGCGCGGAACGCACAGTGAGCTTTTGGAGACCTCGGAGACGTACCGCGAGATCGTGTCCTCCCAGCTGGCGGCGGAGGAGGCGGCATGA